A part of Candidatus Taylorbacteria bacterium genomic DNA contains:
- a CDS encoding helix-turn-helix domain-containing protein yields MTQEEALDILKLGHNVYLTGQAGSGKTHLLNQYIDFLKSHDVAVAVTASTGIAATHMNGVTIHSWSGLGIKNSLNEYDLDTLESRKYLWDRMQATRVLVIDEVSMLHHFRLDLVERIVRSFKRNDEPFGGLQVVLCGDFFQLPPVRGQGEPPVHFIYESEAWKNMKPVVCYLHEQHRQRDEIALRVLNAVRTNTVSEKMRTYLETSKVKPANFKIEPTRLYTHNVDVDRVNAMELEKIEGESKTYDMTSRGKSHIVEVLKKSCLAPEMLSLKKGARVMFVRNNYDAGYVNGTLGVVIGFDETGPIVETYKGAKIIALPETWAIEEEGKTKAEITQVPLRLAWAITVHKSQGMSLDAVEVDLSKSFEKGMGYVALSRVRSFLGLRLLGLNDISLEVNPDVLRFDKTLLEHSEEARRNLDSLEVVEKEEMQKRYLSRIAPPPGEKKKKKISTYDETLALVLAGLSLKEMAKKREVGVGTIIAHLEKLVEEEKLDPHAQLSHLKPERFNKIKDAFHALMDKNSDMRLSPVRDKLGPTYNFEELRLARLFLGI; encoded by the coding sequence ATGACTCAAGAAGAAGCGCTCGATATTTTGAAGCTCGGACACAATGTATATCTCACTGGGCAAGCCGGAAGTGGAAAAACACATCTTCTTAATCAATACATTGACTTTCTCAAAAGCCACGACGTTGCTGTTGCAGTAACCGCTTCGACTGGCATTGCCGCTACACACATGAATGGGGTGACGATTCACTCCTGGAGTGGACTCGGGATAAAAAACTCGTTGAACGAATATGACCTCGACACTCTGGAATCGAGGAAATATTTGTGGGATAGGATGCAGGCAACTCGAGTGCTTGTGATAGATGAAGTATCAATGCTTCATCATTTTCGTCTGGACCTGGTGGAGCGAATTGTCCGCTCCTTCAAAAGAAACGACGAGCCATTTGGGGGCCTGCAGGTAGTTCTTTGCGGGGACTTTTTCCAGTTGCCCCCTGTGCGGGGGCAGGGCGAGCCCCCCGTGCATTTTATATACGAATCGGAGGCGTGGAAAAACATGAAGCCTGTCGTCTGCTATCTTCATGAACAGCATCGGCAAAGAGACGAGATTGCGCTCCGTGTTTTAAATGCCGTCCGGACAAACACTGTGAGTGAAAAAATGAGAACCTATCTCGAGACGTCAAAAGTCAAACCGGCAAATTTTAAAATAGAACCGACTCGGCTTTACACGCACAACGTAGACGTGGACAGGGTCAATGCAATGGAACTTGAAAAGATTGAGGGCGAGTCCAAAACATACGACATGACATCTCGGGGCAAATCGCATATTGTCGAGGTGTTGAAAAAAAGCTGTCTTGCTCCGGAGATGCTTTCACTCAAAAAAGGTGCGAGAGTGATGTTTGTAAGAAATAATTATGATGCCGGTTACGTCAACGGCACTTTGGGGGTCGTGATCGGATTTGATGAGACAGGACCGATTGTTGAGACGTATAAGGGAGCGAAAATTATTGCTCTTCCTGAAACGTGGGCGATTGAAGAAGAAGGGAAGACGAAAGCTGAAATCACTCAAGTTCCGCTTCGCCTTGCCTGGGCAATTACTGTTCACAAAAGCCAGGGGATGAGCTTGGATGCAGTTGAGGTGGACCTTTCAAAATCGTTTGAAAAAGGAATGGGATACGTGGCGCTTTCACGGGTGCGCTCATTTTTGGGGTTGAGGCTTCTTGGGCTGAACGATATTTCTCTCGAGGTCAATCCCGACGTGCTCCGCTTCGACAAGACGCTTTTGGAGCACTCGGAAGAGGCGAGACGGAATTTGGATAGTCTTGAGGTTGTCGAAAAAGAAGAGATGCAAAAGCGGTATCTTTCCCGCATCGCGCCTCCTCCCGGGGAAAAGAAAAAGAAAAAAATCTCAACTTACGATGAGACGCTCGCGCTTGTCTTGGCAGGCCTCTCGCTCAAAGAAATGGCGAAGAAGCGTGAGGTCGGTGTCGGCACGATTATCGCGCATCTTGAAAAATTAGTTGAAGAAGAGAAGCTCGACCCTCACGCGCAACTTTCCCACCTGAAGCCCGAGCGATTTAATAAAATCAAAGATGCTTTTCACGCTCTCATGGATAAAAACTCCGACATGCGCCTTTCCCCCGTCCGCGACAAACTTGGTCCAACCTATAATTTCGAAGAGCTCCGTTTAGCGAGACTGTTTTTGGGTATATAA